A part of Cannabis sativa cultivar Pink pepper isolate KNU-18-1 chromosome 6, ASM2916894v1, whole genome shotgun sequence genomic DNA contains:
- the LOC115724428 gene encoding uncharacterized protein LOC115724428 yields MSDHYTGSVTWRGGSYYYPKIKAKFEEFNLLDRVRESPFKQFFERAPIQFSGAFFHQLMLHKIKSDKPDEVHFYVGRKRCRFGRVEFGLVTGLNLLPGPTEEDIKQNGSSDRLIQEYFNGSASITFGQLRRVFESCTEADDVYKLGMALFVMGVLTGKEEKTVVPPFVIRMVDNLPFFYEYPWGKISYTKLMESCNKDYLDVKNKMLKKIEKGVTQKEAKYSAYGYAAALQYWAYEAILQLGNEYAVRRSHGFPRMVNWESKPKTTLGKDEVTRLFAKNLTVYSVLCPRPNEIEFVSYITGGQPPLFVDLEELVLGEDGQPTQDALRSQAEKLASTLEERAEAARIFKDSTPPLPSPPRAPPAVPDGFGVDPSPASVPDGSGVDPSAASVPDGSGVDPSAASVPDGSGVDPLAASQGPPVPPSASIPSTSEARDPVYPAILARLETVERGQAALLRGQTAIMDQLKTIMTLLQDPRRPAADSQPQPQPQPQPEEEARTPEDDFILPNDYQPDDDDMFCTPEKTNITSIGDTQDSEVQVLETAPEVMENRRKRRRPRWFAEYTEMKKKARATSTLVNADPLRVVDRKLLKTFHNWVLGQIGNNYPRECFTGRYHSSWFLELHTPKFWLGNDHLDAAFHLMRRRQHFYPESYPNRCVIMPCIFPAGVIARWEAAGDDQANYQWDEGILDLIRGDESQFLASWKNKERIYMALYFDGAKHCVALEIDLDHWLLNIFDSSLGSISTNELNRHLEMWEKLLPNLLLQSGLFESHDMILLPQLTASESQVRNFTSKVMDRAVVPQTKTSGNCGMYVIEHIEHSMLETTFDNVHDENMKKFRERWCVDLFYQNLA; encoded by the exons ATGTCGGACCATTACACTGGCAGTGTCACATGGCGCGGGGGTAGTTACTACTACCCGAAGATTAAGGCTAAATTTGAAGAATTTAACCTATTGGACAGGGTGAGGGAATCCCCTTTCAAACAGTTTTTCGAGAGAGCGCCCATACAATTTTCTGGAGCATTTTTTCATCAGTTGATGCTTCACAAAATAAAATCTGACAAGCCGGACGAGGTCCATTTCTATGTGGGAAGGAAGAGATGTAGATTTGGGAGGGTGGAGTTCGGCTTGGTCACCGGGTTAAACTTATTGCCCGGCCCTACTGAGGAAGACATCAAACAAAATGGAAGCTCTGACCGGTTGATTCAGGAATATTTCAACGGTAGTGCTTCGATCACCTTCGGCCAACTGCGCAGAGTTTTTGAGAGCTGCACAGAAGCTGATGATGTTTACAAGTTGGGGATGGCCTTGTTTGTCATGGGCGTCCTCACTGGTAAGGAGGAGAAGACTGTCGTTCCTCCTTTTGTGATAAGAATGGTTGATAACCTTCCATTCTTCTACGAGTATCCCTGGGGAAAGATTTCTTACACCAAGCTGATGGAAAGTTGTAACAAGGATTACTTGGATGTGAAGAATAAGATGTTGAAAAAGATTGAGAAGGGAGTAACTCAGAAGGAGGCAAAATACTCAGCCTACGGCTATGCTGCAGCGTTGCAGTATTGGGCATACGAGGCCATATTACAGCTGGGCAACGAGTATGCAGTGAGGAGGTCGCATGGCTTTCCGAGAATGGTCAACTGGGAGAGTAAGCCGAAAACTACACTCGGGAAGGATGAAGTGACCAGATTATTTGCTAAAAAT TTGACAGTGTACTCCGTGTTATGTCCTCGGCCGAACGAGATTGAGTTTGTGAGTTACATAACCGGGGGTCAGCCTCCATTATTTGTTGACTTGGAGGAACTTGTGTTGGGTGAGGATGGGCAACCAACACAGGATGCTTTGCGAAGCCAGGCCGAAAAGCTTGCCTCCACATTGGAAGAACGAGCGGAGGCAGCCCGAATATTTAAAGACTCTACACCACCTCTACCGTCTCCTCCACGTGCACCGCCCGCAGTTCCAGATGGGTTTGGTGTTGACCCATCTCCAGCTTCAGTTCCTGATGGGTCTGGTGTTGACCCATCTGCAGCTTCAGTTCCTGATGGGTCTGGTGTTGACCCATCTGCAGCTTCAGTTCCTGATGGGTCTGGTGTTGACCCACTTGCAGCGTCACAGGGTCCTCCTGTTCCCCCGTCAGCTTCCATTCCCAGCACCTCGGAGGCTCGCGATCCAGTATACCCTGCCATTTTGGCAAGGTTGGAGACTGTGGAGAGGGGGCAGGCCGCTCTGCTAAGAGGACAAACAGCGATTATGGATCAGTTGAAGACCATAATGACGCTCCTGCAAGATCCTAGAAGGCCGGCAGCAGATTCACAGCCACAGCCACAGCCACAGCCACAACCGGAAGAGGAGGCTCGGACACCGGAAGATGACTTCATTCTCCCAAATGATTACCAACCGGATGATGATGACATGTTCTGTACACCTGAGAAGACGAATATCACCAGCATCGGGGATACTCAGGATTCTGAGGTGCAGGTGTTAGAGACAGCTCCAGAAGTCATGGAGAACCGGAGGAAGAGAAGGCGGCCTAGGTGGTTCGCTGAGTACactgaaatgaagaagaaggctAGGGCTACTTCGACACTCGTGaatgcggacccacttagagtggtTGATCGGAAGCTGCTCAAGACTTTTCACAATTGGGTACTCGGCCAGATTGGGAACAATTACCCGAGAGAGTGCTTCACCGGTCGATACCATTCGTCTTGGTTCCTCGAACTGCATACTCCGAAATTTTGGCTTGGGAACGAT CATTTGGATGCGGCATTCCATTTGATGAGGAGGCGGCAACACTTTTATCCCGAGTCCTACCCGAATAGATGTGTCATAATGCCGTGTATTTTCCCAGCAGGAGTTATTGCTCGGTGGGAAGCTGCGGGTGATGACCAGGCTAACTATCAGTGGGACGAGGGCATATTAGATTTGATCCGAGGGGATGAAAGTCAATTCTTGGCCAGTTGGAAGAACAAGGAGAGAATATATATGGCCCTCTACTTCGATGGAGCAAAGCATTGCGTGGCATTAGAGATAGATCTGGATCATTGGTTGTTGAACATATTTGACTCCAGCCTCGGATCGATTTCCACGAACGAATTGAACCGTCACCTGGAAATGTGGGAAAAATTACTACCAAATTTGCTGCTGCAGTCTGGCCTATTCGAGAGTCATGACATGATCCTCTTGCCTCAACTTACCGCCTCAGAGAGCCAGGTCAGAAATTTCACTTCAAAAGTCATGGATCGGGCCGTTGTTCCACAGACAAAGACAAG CGGTAACTGCGGGATGTACGTGATAGAGCACATCGAGCATAGTATGCTGGAGACTACGTTTGATAATGTGCACGATGAGAATATGAAGAAATTTAGAGAGCGGTGGTGTGTAGATTTGTTTTACCAGAATTTAGCATGA
- the LOC115695803 gene encoding uncharacterized protein LOC115695803, whose product MTDQNGFAVDDGDGDDRNPNRSHHRHSQSHSPTSISQKLHSSISNISCCFAPNKNPNHHPISPVHVTKSRILGRSSSAWMKFRENHYHEFNMCRTLISRIRHGRHRRHHSADFHYDALSYSRNFDGEDAHNADDGFPFRSFSSRLPQSPPAANNAEDDDDDNDEDEEKNSPTPSSAAATGAREEITITYI is encoded by the coding sequence aTGACCGATCAAAACGGTTTCGCGGTCGACGACGGCGATGGCGACGACCGCAACCCCAACCGCAGCCACCATAGACACAGCCAAAGCCACTCTCCCACCTCCATATCTCAAAAACTCCATTCCTCCATCTCCAACATCTCATGCTGTTTCGCTCCAAACAAAAACCCAAACCACCATCCCATCAGCCCCGTCCACGTCACCAAGTCTCGGATTCTCGGCCGAAGCTCCTCCGCCTGGATGAAATTCCGGGAAAATCATTATCATGAATTTAACATGTGTCGAACCCTAATCTCGCGTATCAGGCACGGTCGCCACCGCCGCCACCACTCCGCCGATTTCCACTACGACGCGCTAAGCTACTCGCGCAATTTCGACGGCGAGGACGCCCACAATGCCGACGATGGTTTCCCCTTCAGAAGTTTTTCCTCGAGACTGCCACAATCTCCTCCGGCTGCAAACAATGCCGAAgacgatgatgatgataatgatgaagaCGAAGAAAAGAACAGTCCGACACCGTCGTCGGCGGCGGCGACGGGGGCGAGGGAGGAGATAACTATAACTTATATATGA